The proteins below come from a single Eucalyptus grandis isolate ANBG69807.140 chromosome 3, ASM1654582v1, whole genome shotgun sequence genomic window:
- the LOC104436490 gene encoding enhanced ethylene response protein 5: MAAYLSMGEAHRRITDYLARFSDAVASQDVASLKPLLSLSSASPSLVSLADALNLLQDSNRLIKQSDRYSQFAEILAPLFRCLQNYRLHNLVDAYPAYEKAANAFIQEFRNWDSAWALEALYVIAYEIRVLAERADRELSANGKMPEKLKAAGSFLMKVFGVLAGKGPKRVGALYVTCQLFKVYFKLGTVHLCRSVIRSIETARIFDFEEFPQRDKVTYMYYTGRLEVYNENFTAADQKLSYALAHCNPHSEANIRMILKYLIPVKLSIGILPKDWLLERYNLVEYSNIVQALKRGDLRLLRSALEEHEDRFLRSGVYLVLEKLELQVYQRLLKKIYIIQKQKEPTKAHQMKLEVIIKALKWLEIDMDLDEVECIVAILIHKNLMKGYFAHKSKVVVLSKQDPFPKLTGKPVNA; encoded by the exons ATGGCGGCGTACCTGAGCATGGGCGAAGCCCACCGGCGGATCACCGACTACCTCGCCCGCTTCTCCGACGCCGTCGCCTCCCAGGACGTCGCCTCCCTCAAgcccctcctctccctctcctccgcctcccccTCCCTCGTCTCCCTCGCCGACGCCCTCAACCTCCTTCAg GACTCGAACAGGCTGATCAAGCAGTCGGACAGGTACTCCCAGTTCGCGGAGATCCTCGCGCCCCTCTTCCGCTGCCTCCAGAACTACAGGCTCCACAATCTGGTCGACGCGTATCCCGCCTACGAGAAAGCTGCCAA TGCGTTTATCCAGGAGTTTAGGAACTGGGACTCCGCTTGGGCACTGGAGGCGTTGTATGTGATTGCTTATGAAATTAGGGTTCTCGCCGAGAGG GCGGATAGAGAACTGTCGGCCAATGGGAAGATGCCGGAGAAATTAAAGGCGGCCGGCTCCTTTTTAATGAAAGTGTTTGGGGTCCTAGCT GGGAAGGGCCCCAAACGCGTAGGAGCATTATATGTGACTTGTCAGCTGTTCAAAGTTTACTTTAAG CTCGGTACAGTTCACCTTTGCCGCAGTGTCATAAGAAGCATTGAGACTGCGCGGATATTTGATTTTGAAGAATTTCCTCAAAGAGATAAG GTGACATACATGTACTACACAGGACGTCTGGAAGTTTACAATGAAAATTTTACAGCT GCTGACCAAAAATTATCTTATGCCTTAGCACATTGCAATCCCCACAGTGAAGCAAATATAAG GATGATATTAAAGTACTTGATACCAGTGAAGctttcaattggaattttacCGAAAGATTGGCTCCTGGAGAGATATAACTTGGTTGAG TACAGCAATATTGTGCAAGCTCTGAAGAGGGGTGACCTTCGACTTCTTCGAAGTGCTCTAGAAGAGCATGAAGACAG GTTCCTTAGATCTGGTGTATATCTTGTTCTAGAGAAGTTGGAGCTCCAAGTTTATCAAAGACTGTTGAAGAAAAT TTACATCATTCAAAAGCAGAAGGAGCCGACCAAAGCTCACCAGATGAAGTTGGAAGTTATTATCAAAGCACTGAAATGGCTTGAGATAGACATGGATTTGGATGAG GTGGAGTGCATAGTTGCCATATTGATACACAAGAATCTCATGAAAGGTTACTTTGCCCACAAAAGCAAAGTGGTGGTCTTGAGCAAGCAAGATCCTTTCCCCAAATTGACTGGAAAACCTGTGAATGCATAG
- the LOC104436489 gene encoding GATA transcription factor 21, whose product MTPDDRTREFNEYQEESLASRPQPHHHRQATSPCFSSIITPNYVLHSSVEEQGGCFHRASQPSDRGLEALPAPISITTSQKLEDQRVEEDHQKGRHEHSSSSSSSSSSSLPFKWTSSKMRMMRKMMISEKRPPPNKSSAHESEDRPYPDSITLSCPQMDSNGGCSGNTAVRVCVDCNTSKTPLWRSGPKGPKTLCNACGIRQRKARRAMAAAAAAANGRVVPTPTMTLPAKCKLKNKDNKRPGSKAAIDQESETIKKRFKLPPPTLASSKETKQLCLEDFAARLSKRYSANLQRVFPQEEKEAAILLMALSCGLVHG is encoded by the exons ATGACTCCAGATGATCGCACGAGAGAGTTTAACGAATATCAAGAAGAAAGCTTAGCTTCAAGACCTCAacctcatcatcatcgtcaAGCTACATCCCCATGCTTTTCTAGTATTATAACCCCAAATTATGTCTTGCATAGCTCAGTTGAAGAACAAGGTGGATGTTTTCATAGAGCTTCGCAGCCTTCAGATCGTGGACTAGAG GCTTTGCCGGCTCCAATCAGCATAACAACATCCCAGAAATTAGAAGATCAAAGAGTTGAGGAGGATCATCAAAAGGGACGCCATGAACACAgctcgtcatcatcatcatcatcatcatcatcgctgCCATTTAAGTGGACATCCtccaagatgaggatgatgaggaagatgatgatCTCAGAAAAGAGACCACCGCCAAATAAATCATCAGCTCACGAGTCTGAAGACCGGCCGTACCCTGACTCAATTACCTTGTCATGTCCTCAAATGGATAGTAACGGTGGCTGCAGCGGCAACACCGCAGTTAGGGTTTGTGTCGACTGCAACACATCGAAAACCCCACTCTGGAGAAGTGGTCCCAAAGGTCCCAAG ACGCTTTGCAATGCTTGTGGGATCCGGCAGAGGAAAGCGAGAAGGGCcatggccgccgccgccgccgcagctaATGGTAGAGTTGTTCCTACTCCTACTATGACTTTGCCTGCGAAGTGTAAGCTGAAAAACAAAGACAACAAGAGACCAGGAAGTAAAGCAGCTATTGATCAAGAATCagaaacaatcaagaaaagattCAAGCTTCCCCCTCCAACATTAGCATCTTCCAAAGAGACGAAGCAGCTTTGTTTGGAGGACTTTGCTGCGAGACTAAGCAAGCGTTACTCGGCAAATCTCCAGCGGGTGTTCCCacaagaggagaaggaagctgCCATCTTGCTTATGGCCTTATCCTGTGGCCTCGTCCATGGTTAA
- the LOC104436492 gene encoding cytidine deaminase 1, producing MDPPRFVIEASEAASLAKDAGVSLTDLLPTLVGAAKPLARTPISRYNVGAVGLGSSGRVFFGVNVEFPGLPLHHSIHAEQFLATNLALHREPRLLAFAVSSAPCGHCRQFLQEIRDAPDIQIRIFPVDDPDQEADPAFGPLSRLLPRRFGPGDLLDKEMPLLLEPHHNGLTFLTRNPGHGTAACNGFCDGPEADDDDELAAAALEAANASHAPYSKCPSGVAIVDRDGKVYKGSYEESAAYNPSLGPVQAALVAYVAGGRGGGYEGIARAVLVEKEGAVVRQEHTARILLGLVSPKCELRVVHCGSG from the coding sequence ATGGACCCGCCCAGATTCGTGATCGAAGCCTCGGAGGCGGCGTCCCTGGCGAAGGACGCCGGCGTCTCCCTGACGGACCTCCTCCCCACCCTCGTCGGCGCCGCCAAGCCCCTGGCCCGCACCCCCATCTCCCGCTACAACGTCGGCGCCGTCGGCCTCGGCTCCTCCGGCCGGGTCTTCTTCGGGGTCAACGTCGAGTTCCCGGGCCTCCCCCTCCACCACTCCATCCACGCCGAGCAGTTCCTCGCCACCAACCTCGCCCTCCACCGCGAGCCCCGCCTCCTGGCCTTCGCCGTCTCCTCCGCCCCCTGCGGCCACTGCCGCCAGTTCCTTCAGGAGATCCGCGACGCCCCCGACATCCAAATCCGGATCTTCCCCGTCGACGACCCGGACCAGGAGGCCGACCCGGCTTTCGGCCCATTGTCCCGCCTCCTCCCCCGGCGGTTCGGGCCGGGCGACCTCCTCGACAAGGAGATGCCCCTCCTCCTGGAGCCCCACCACAACGGGCTCACCTTCCTGACCCGGAACCCGGGCCACGGGACCGCCGCCTGCAACGGCTTCTGCGACGGGCCCGaggccgacgacgacgacgagctCGCGGCCGCCGCGCTGGAGGCGGCGAACGCGTCACACGCGCCGTACAGCAAGTGCCCCTCCGGGGTGGCGATCGTGGACCGCGACGGGAAGGTGTACAAGGGCTCGTACGAGGAGTCGGCGGCGTACAACCCGAGCCTCGGCCCCGTGCAGGCGGCGCTGGTGGCGTACGTGGCCGGCGGGCGCGGCGGCGGGTACGAGGGGATCGCGCGGGCCGTGCTGGTGGAGAAGGAGGGCGCGGTGGTGCGGCAGGAGCACACGGCCAGGATCCTGCTGGGGCTGGTGTCGCCCAAGTGCGAGCTCCGGGTGGTCCACTGCGGGTCGGGCTAG
- the LOC104436491 gene encoding thioredoxin-like 2, chloroplastic: protein MADVVRLSSLRFSSSPSSSSLTPSSSRQRGALCPPPHKLHRWSDASANCSYGGGVAGLGFGPRKRFASLKAHATVTETDQPKWWERNAGPNMVDIHSTQEFLSALSQAGERLVIVEFYGTWCASCKALFPKLCRTAQEHPEILFLKVNFDENKPMCKNLNVKVLPYFHFYRGADGQLESFSCSLAKFRKIKDAIQMHNSDRCSIGPPKGVGDLILEPASPWKDVSAEATST, encoded by the exons ATGGCGGATGTGGTTCGACTGTCTTCATTgcgcttctcttcttctccttcttcttcgtctctGACGCCGTCCTCTTCGCGCCAGCGTGGTGCCCTCTGCCCTCCTCCTCATAAGCTCCACAGGTGGTCCGATGCTTCTGCGAATTGCTCCTACGGTGGTGGCGTTGCGGGTCTTGGTTTCGGACCCCGAAAGCGATTTGCCTCTTTGAAG GCACATGCGACTGTCACTGAAACGGACCAGCCAAAATGGTGGGAGAGGAATGCTGGACCCAATATGGTTGACATTCATTCTACACAAGAGTTTTTGAGTGCGTTAAGTCAAGCTGGAGAGAGACTAGTAATTGTTGAATTTTATGGGACCTGGTGTGCTTCTTGCAAAGCATTATTTCCCAAA CTCTGCAGGACAGCCCAGGAACACCCTGAAATCTTATTCCTAAAAGTCAATTTTGATGAGAATAAGCCAATGTGCAAAAATTTGAATGTGAAAGTGCTTCCTTATTTTCACTTCTATCGTGGTGCTGATGGACAACTGGAGTCCTTTTCATGTTCACTTGCAAAG TTCCGAAAAATTAAGGATGCCATCCAAATGCATAACTCTGACCGTTGCAGCATCGGACCACCTAAAGGGGTCGGTGACCTTATTCTAGAACCTGCTTCTCCTTGGAAGGATGTATCAGCAGAAGCAACTTCCACCTAA